In Magnolia sinica isolate HGM2019 chromosome 16, MsV1, whole genome shotgun sequence, the genomic window ACGCGCGCACACATACTCGAATGGGTGTTTAGAGTGGCCTGAAAAGAAGCCTGATGAGGCACCTGTCTATGGACTGGAGACCGACCATTTCAGCAAGGGGTATTCCCATCCTTACGGTTCCTGTAACTGGTGTCCGTAACTTGTACCCTCGGCGAAGCATAACCCAATATCCTTTTCTGCATTATTCCTTTATTTTGAAAGTACATCTTCAAAATATATAGGGaaagttttgaaaaaaagaagaaaaagaagtcattttaaattgaattttaggaggaaataaatttatataataataataataataataataataataaaatcttttaGATGCTTGACAACCGCgtcccaattttattttatttttttatagataCTGCCGAAAGCTATTTTGTATTTGGCAACATCCAAAACTAGTCCCAACAGCTTGTGTTGAAGCCCCTTAACAGCCAAAGTAGTTAACCACGCATGATGTGTGCAACCCATTTCCCTCCCAATGCTACATAACAGAAGTGTGTATTCATCCAGAAATGTTCCAAACAAGTAGATGATCACCCCTATAACGGACACATTACATGGCGCATCGGTGCTTCCCTGTACCAGAAAAGTGCAGCCCTCTTTAGAGGGCTAAAGGCCGGTCCACATAAGCAGTATCACATCACAGCTTGGATAGAATTAGCTTCTCTGGATTACACTTAATCACCTGTCGAGTCCATAATGCTCTCGTCCACAATCAGCCGGAATATTTTGTATTTAACGCTTCTCCCCGTACACTTCTTTTCCCATTAAACATTCCATCATCACTTCTACTTCTTTTCCCGTTAAACATTCCATCATCGCTTCTCTTTTACCACGGCAGCTACTCTCCCACAGGAACCAAGACACAGACTCCTCATTCGTTAGGTAGAGAACATTGTCAAGATTTTGCTGAACCCAACCTTTTCCACTTCCAACAGCTCAGATCCAGATATTGGACCATCTCGCCACAACCTTACTGAAAACTGCTTATCACCTCACACCACATGGGCTCTTGAACCTGTGACTTCGGCATTGAAACTCACAGTTTACCATTGAGCCATGGGTACGGAGCCAAAACTGCTTGTCACCTGTTTGGCCACAAACCTTGCTGAAAACTGCATATCACACTCTCCATGAGAAACTGTAGTGGACTAGCAAGGGGCAACAGCAGAAGCTGCATCCCTGTTTTGTAAAGATTATCACTCATCAAAATACTCTTTCAGCATGCTTCCCAGCAGAAAAGATTATCACTCATCAACATGCATCTGACCTCCTGCTGCCCGCGCCATTGCAGGCCAATCCCCTGCTGCTGAGATACTTTTCCCAATCAACCACCACCACAATTTAACAGTAATGCACCTGCTCAGATCTAACATCCAGACACTTCTGTCCCTGCAATCTAGACTAATCAGGTTAACAGAGCCAGCACGCTAATCTTCAAAGGGAAGTTTGTAGGAGGTTTAATCTTGCTTGATGATTAACCACGTTTCAACATCTCAAGGGCGCATTTGGTTCCAATATGAAGTCATTGGTAGAACCATCAAGGCCAAGCACTTCATATTGGAGGGGCCAGAACTTTTTCGCCTCCTCAAGCCACAGTGGTTTCCAAATTCTATTGAAATCTAACTAAATCCGTGAAGAACCTCTTCAAGTGGGAATGAACTACTATCCCCTTCAGACAAACTAAGTCTTCAGAAGAGGACAAGGTTGGTGATATGcagagatgagagagaaaataTGGATGACAGGAGAGATTTTAGGCactactctggcagagtgttgCACTATTCCGTATTGGTAAcagtaacggtcaccaccattaccaatacgggtatcggccataacggccggatacgggggtgtaacgacaGTTACGACCGCATGACCCCCGCAACAGTTGAAATttttcttttgcccaaaaaattctgaaaaaatatcgaataatgtaaatatttcaaatatgtattcattttttgttttgaacatgtttatggtaatgtaacggtccactctttggtaagagtGTTGTATCGAgctgtctagtgaattgtttaatatgattgtctctaatgtttacacatcacaatcaagcattagaactagcaATCAGAAAAAGccatttacacatcacaatcaagcattagaactagtaATCAGAAAAAGGCATAAACACtgttttttcaattatttttttaataaaaggcCCTTGGagattctattcgctcaaatcacttcaatccacagtttttatcttaaaagctatagtaagagttgttgaaatctattgtaaaatgatataggcgagtttttggaatgagaaaagtgaaaaaaaatgagaaaaatgaatttaaatagaaaaaaaaaaagtgaccgtTTTTCGACCATTACAGGAGTAACGGTCATTGTGCCctataacggcctttacggccaccgCAACGGCTACTACGGTCTCAAAAAACTAACTGCCCCGTTTCACccctgtatcgcgtaacggtcatggccgttacctatacgtatcggcctttatggacatatcgtaacggatacggaacaccttgagtTGCACTACTGGAGAAGGGCAAGCCCAAAACAATCCCATAGAGACTGtacacagacaaagacacaagtAGTCCCTTCTCAACCGCATGCTTTAATTCTCAAAAAAATTGGAAACAAATCACAGCTAAAAATGGGTTCATCTCATGTTAGTTaatcatcataattatgtattagataaCGAGATTGCAGGTTAGAAAAATGATCTCTAACGCATaattacaattaactaaaataagatggacTCATTGCATAATTACAATTCACTAAAATAAGATGGACTCATTTTTAGGTATCTATCAAACAGACACCGGAGGGAGGGAGGCCAAACACTTGCTTTTGAAGGTAGAGAATTCAATGAGTTAGTGGAGGACTTGCTAAAAGAGGGTGCACCAATATCTCGCTTTAGTATCAACAATATATTCCCTCCATTTTGATGTATCTTTCTCGTTTTCAATAGAAGTTTGAAATTCATCAAAAAGCATTTATTAACATACCTATTTCAGGAAATAATATTGTTAATATAATACTTTTCTCAGAAAATGATCAGTGTTGTCCGTCAACAAATAATTTAAGTTTAGAAAAACAAAGAGGATGGAAAAAAGCCTGATAAAAAATGTTCTTCATTCATAACTTTATCCTTGGCCTAGAATAAAGTCCACAACCAGTCTACTAGATTTATAGCTCCTGCATTTATACTAAGAGGAATGCTGGACCCCCATGATTTCCAAAAGACATTATCATGTGTACACATGCTAATGAGCCTTATTTGTAGTTTTTACCTAACCAAAATACAGATGACCAGGTTCATTTCCTCTTATTCTATAAACATGCTCAAATCAGAGGgcaggaaaaaataaaaaccattTCAAACAGCACAAAAGATTACAAGACTGCAGAGTCTCTGGACATAATGAAGCATGGAATTAAACACTGCATGACAGCAGGTGATTCCAAATCATacatcaaaataaggaaaaacatCCACTTCAGGTCTATGGAAATCACAAACAAGTCATAAAAATGACAAACAAGCTTTCAATCATGAATCCAAATTTCAACTGCTACACGAACTACGACCAGAGAAGAGcaataatcacaagtataccaaccatgaaaaatgcatatttcaGAATTTCCGCCTGTTGTCCTTGAGGTGAAGGCTGATGAAACCCATGACCATGGACACCATGAAACGGGTTTGCAAACCCGTAGGGGAAACCAGCTGCTGCTCCATATGTGGTGGCATCAGGGAATCCGTGCACGTGAAAGTTGAGCAGAGATGGGAACAGACCGCCAAAACCAGCAGAAAATGTAAAATTCCCAAACCTTGCAGTTGCCATCGGTGCGAGCCCACCCATGAATCCAAAGCCAGGCTGAGGGAAGTGGTTCGGGTCAGGAGGGCGGGCTGTTTCAGGCCTCTGCCCAGATGGACGATTGGGGATATGCACGCCGGGGATTGACCTGGACCTTGGATCTGTGGGCGTCTTTCCTCTGCCATAAAGTGGAACCAATTTCTCCTCCTGTATGACAGCTTTGCAAACTGGACATTCCTGAGAATGCCCATGAATGTGGAGCCATTTGTAGAGACAAGGCCAGCAGTAAAGGTGACCACAGAGGGTTACAATCGGATCCTGAGCTAGCTCAAAGCAGATATTGCATTCGAAACTTGCAGCATCATTGCTACCACTTCCTGAGCAAGAAGCGCTTTCAGGTGGCCTGCTCGCCGATGACTCAAAACCACTGGCCATCTCCAAAGACTAGATCTTCCAATGCCTATAAATCatgtaaaccataaatcaacaCAATTCACAGCCAAATAAAACATAGATGACACCCTGATCCattgctcgagtggtagactgagtgaaagatacctcgtttcaacaccgaggtcttggtatcgattccctaagtgggggtggctaacagtgatgtgtgaactgatagtggggtgtactaacaagctaacaaaaaaaaaaaaaaaccatagatGGATAATTCCATGCTAGACTTCAGAATCATGTAGTCCAAGTCAACCAACAAGAACTGAACCATAAATTCAATGAAAACAACAGAAATAATCAAAATGGAGCACACAGAAACCAACCAAAGTTCTATCCCTTGAAGGTAAAAACCCCAAATCCTCCAAATTTCCTGTAAATCATATAAACCCAAAATAAACAAACtttacaaataaaaaatcaaaggccCATGTTTGATAGACCCCTAAAAATAAGTTCACCTCATTTTAGTTAGAAGTAACTacatattagagatcaagatttctaatacataataaactcagagatcaagatctctaatacataatgaaCTCGGAGttcattatgtattagagatcaagatctccaaCATGAGATGAACTCGTATTTATGCATCTATGGTCTACCAAACAAGGCCTAACTAAACAAAGACGATACTTGCCAACACTTAAATTAATAATCAGAACCGGACTTAAGAAACAGAGATTCGAACTGACCAACAAGCATATAATCTAATTTCCAATGGAAGAAAGGAAATCAAAAACTTTGGAACTAGCAAACCCAACATATTCTACTGCCCATAAAACAAGTAAAAGATATCCATTCAAAAACCAAATCAAAATCCAACCccattatttaaataaaaaattccaaaCTAGATTTCAAAATCAAAAACTGCAATCAACCAACCAGCTCAGCACCCTAATTTCAAGACAATTACAGCCCATAACCCCTTAACCAATTGCCTGAACTGAATTTCCACCACTAAAAACGAAATTTTGATCAAAGAATTAATATAAAGTAtatacaaaaacaaaacaaaaaaaaacaaaaaaaacaaaaaaaacaaaaaattgccCTCCCATGTTGGCCAAAAGCCTACCATCCATCTTGAATCAAACAACATCAACATCCCTAAAATCGAACAAATTCAATCCTCGAAACCCTAATtacccaaaactctcatatctaGAGGTTCAAAAATCATAGAAACCCCACCATCAAACGGATTCTACGACCAAATCCCCAAATCACAGACTGATTCAACAAAACCCTAAATTATCATTTAATTACAATAAAAATCCAAAATCCGAACTGATTCAGCTAGAAACCCTAAACTAATCGCAGACGTACAATGAAGAACACGGAACGCAGcatttttagggtttttcttgAAGCAAGAACGGATCTAATCAACAAATagcaaagagagggagagagattgacTAACCTTTTCTCGTCGCCGAATGGAAATGCAAACGGAAGGAATGGCTGTCGAGGAGAATTTAATACATAGCGGCATCCGAGAATAGATCAAAGACTTGGAGAAAGGTGACAGTTCATCAACATCTactaaatggtggtgactcatccacagCATGTACGACATGAAATTGTATCAATCCAGTCCGTCCAAATCGTCGGTCTTGTGGTGGATGGAGCTATGAAGAAAATCAAACTGATAGAGAGGTCATGGCTATCAATTTTGTAGAATACAATAGATGGTTAGACATTGACGTTAACGTAGTCTTTCCAGTGGACTTTTTACGAAATGGTCCATCACCAAGAGGCCAACGGTTTGGACGCTCCAGATCGTCTGAAATGCTGGCCATTATTTCCAAAGGTGTGGTAAACCATCACGATGACCTTATTAGACTAgtaacaattgaaaggaaggttCCAGGTCATTTCCCGGGCCCGGCGTTTCGGCTCGGCTCACGCGTGGAAGGCCGGGCGCGACTTGGCTATGCCTTGCGGGCggtaccggacgcggatttcgcagtaagttcctgcgcaaggatgatgggtgggcccaccgagatgtttgtgtgaaatccaccccgtccatccgttttgagggCTCATTTTAGTACGTTCGACCAAAAAATAactgtatccaatactcaagtgggctatgcaggacgcggattgcgtcttacaCCCGCTCGTcactagccccgaacgggcagttctgtgtgcgggcccaccatgatgtatctgtatatccaagccgtccatcctttttcagACCATTTCGAGGCATGaataaaattgaggcagatccgacGCACAccgcaccaaataataagctcggTTGCATTAATTCACCAAGCATTAAATGTCAATTACCTGAAATGCAAGAGTTATCTGTGGTGTAGTCCGtttaaatttggatctgcctcgttttcgtgttcatatcttaaaatgatacgagaaaagggatggaccTAATGGATAACGAGATACATATGTGGGCCCGCCAATAGAGCTGTCCGTCAGAGGCTAAAgatgggtaggacgcaatccgtctCCTCTTATGCCCGTGAAAGTTCTGTATCAACCTATGTATTTCAAGGGTGTTTTGACTTCATCCCATTTGGAATGACCTTAATAACAGTTTAGATAGCGTATAAACATCAAGTAGAGTCCAGAAAGGTTTCAGCTGtgggaatttcttttcccaattctCACGTTCTCACAGAACGGATGAATCGTAATAAATATCTAATATACTTTGCCCCTTCCATAGGGAATCCGAGTCCGGCGGTACCCCCACCTTGGGGCAACCTAGTTGTATAGGTTAAATATCTACAcgttttctaactcattttatatcatgagtacaaaaatgaagcagatacaaatcttagaGGGATCACACCGAAGGAGACCgcggtcattgaatgcccactgttaaaaacttcccgaCCCGTCCTGTAATTCTTattcttattttccatccaacctctcgGTAAGGTCCTACCCACCTGGACTTCAGTTTTAGGATCACAGACATGAAATGAATTGATAAAGCTGATGTACcgtgtagatatacaatgcatacattgaggtgggtgaGGGTGCCACTCACTACACCCGTTCCGGGTTCCAGTCAAGTCGCCCCTGGAATATTCATTCCATTCATCAGCTGGCTCCAATTTACGTGTAAGGACGCAATTGGGTAGTGACACAACAGTGGGGCTTTCATAGCAAAAGCAAATTGCgtgctaagtaactcagtaccctaaggCCCCCTTTTGTTAaatgaagtctaaagcctgaatctaaatctgaagtgtaaatatgaaatctaaagtttgaatatgaaatctgaagtaaaaaacttatttgataattatgactgaagtctaaaaattaagtaatgAATATGAAATaaactgtttgttaacaaacatcttaaatgtccgaaatatgttaatttgacacatatGCCCTTATCTCCCGTTTGGAAATCTTTTAGATTATAAAGAAATTAATTTTtgttaaatgaaaataaaatcattatatttaattcaaataaactaaaatatttaataaaaaactaaaatatcatcataagtccctcaattcctcttagcgggaagattgtcactatgtgttgtataggattgaacaccagtagcaacaaaaccttcaaataaggctcaccttatatttatacgctatccaaaccgtttataaggtcattcccaattggatgaattgaaaacatatCCTAAACTTCCgtagcctatttaagtttattttccttccaatatgttcataaggtcacgaatacctgtatgaagagggaaaaaaatcatattgatccaaaacttctgtgaccccaaaaagggtttcaatggtagacattcaataccCCGCTACTTTTTGCAGCTCttttttttcgtctcaagctttaatatgagcttgctaaatgaatggatggtttcgatataacacatacctcatgatggacccacagaacttgcttacgtcaatacatcagctatatagctggtgtgaggtacactaacCAATCTGCATCCTACTtgaacgcggattagctactgataggtttAACAGCGAGATTCGCTGCCGAAGTGACGTCATCTAGTTccatgggcctactatgatgtatatgggcctactatgatatatgtgctttatctacaacgtccatctatttggagatttaattttagagcatgagttacaaaatgaggcagatccaaatatgtagttgaccccaccacaaaaaacagtggtgagattgatgcctatcgttgaaaccttcctaaggctcttagtgatttttatttgaaatccaacctgttcacaagttaacacagacatgaatgaagggaaaaaacaaatatcaacttgatcaaaaactttcgtggcctatttaatttttcaatggtgggcgtcactctctccactgttttctgtggtgaggtccaagctttggatttgattcattcttttgtttttttacctaaaattatatttccaaatggatggacgacgtggatacaaaacatacatcatgatggggcccacataactttagtagcgagtcttgcCACTACTGAACTTGTCGGTATCCAATCCGTGTCCGCGGAAATAGATTCCGTATCCAATCCGCGTctgtggaaacagattggctattcccctgccaccagtcaatggctgatggtcggtgttatgtgggccccaccatgatgtatgtgtttcatccatgccgtccatctatgtttctaaatcattttatggtatgagaccataaatgaggtatatccaaatctcaagtggaccgcattactgGAAAATAGGGTTGAATGaacattaaccattaaaaactttttgggggccataaaagttttggatcaagttgatctttgttttttccattcatctaggtctatatggcCTAatcgacagattggatgtcaaataaacagtacattgggccttaggagaattttaatggtggatatccaatcactattattttcttgtggtatggtccacctaagatttatattcctctcatttttggtatcaagccctaaaatgatctttaaaaatggctgaatggaatggatgaaatgcatacatcatgatgaggcataaagaagtttctaagttgattttgtattgcgcaaacaatttaaagagaaaacaTTGCCTTAGTAAgttgaaaaggggtaattttggaatgaaaaatttttgtttaatgaaaaattcactaaGCGCATTCCGCATTGACCATTAACCCAGGCTCCTATCACAGAAAGAATTCAGTAAAAAACCACTTAccgctttccttcttccgcgttaacgatgcattaacaaacaccactaaacatggaacaattttCCAATTCTgggttaagtgcaaaaattcagcgttaacaaacaggcccttagtgtcccgagtaaactgtggggcccactgtgatttatgtattttatccgctccattcatccattttaccacttAAAAATTCACAGGGGGCAGCTCCTCTTTCAgataagctcatatttgtgttttccctttatctatatTTGTGTGATTTTATTAACAAGTTGACAATGAATAAACATTTccgtggaccctaggaaggtttaaatgatggaaattattatttccatggtttcctatgatatggtccacttgagctttagatatgcttcatccgTATGATCACAATCCGATTTCCTTTATAACATGTGTTTTGTCTACCCATTCATCAAttttgctggctcattttagggcatgagtaaaTAAGTGAATCGTCCAAAGCTGAAGTGTACCATACACTTAGGGATGAAGGGATTGAATGGCAGATGTtgaaacttcttgaggccactgAGGTCTTGAACCGAgtgaatatttgtgttttcccttcatacgtaTTATTGCATGCCTAGGAAGggttcaacggtggacatcatcatcctcattatttcttatggtgtattaaagtccacttgagctttgatatgcttaaattttgggctcctgcactaaaatgagctggtaaaacaattgaatggagtagataaaacacatacatcagtgggcacCACAGAGTCCTGACACCGCGTAGTCTAGCGATGTTAGGTCACCTGTCAGCATCTACTCTCCCTGCAGATTTGGTCAGGTCAGATAACACCAGTTGTTATGCCAGGGTGGCATTTCATTGGCTGAGTAGACACTTGTCAAAGAGGGGCCCACCGACTTTCAAAAGGTTTTCTACTTGGATGGCTTGTTCGGTAAGCCGATGAAATGCCACTACATCACagcctaagggcgtgtttggtcagTGGGATTAAatgtattgaattgtattagatgggattaacaccattattgcacagtGATTGCATGTATGAAAGTACCATGGTATTTGGCCCATCCAATCCCTATGTTTGGAATAAAATTCTTGCCCGGGGCAAAACAATGGATTAAGCAAAACCCcatttggtggaccatagaaTTATAATCAACAACCAAATTCACAAGAGATGTTGGTCACTTACATGTATATAACTAAAATGTCACGTATAAATGGCgatatggatgaacggtatagataaaacacatgcatcaatgtggagcccatatgtgcagtggatttcaaaattcacgtgggaccaaatgcaattccatcccacctaatcccgaCCTATCTAGTCTTCCCCAAACGCCAAATGGAATTTGcagggaccaaatgcaattccatctcatctAAACCCATCAAATACCACGGACCAAACACCCCTAACAGAACTTGATATTACTCAAGCTTGACTGAATCAGCTCCCATATACC contains:
- the LOC131228718 gene encoding uncharacterized protein LOC131228718; protein product: MASGFESSASRPPESASCSGSGSNDAASFECNICFELAQDPIVTLCGHLYCWPCLYKWLHIHGHSQECPVCKAVIQEEKLVPLYGRGKTPTDPRSRSIPGVHIPNRPSGQRPETARPPDPNHFPQPGFGFMGGLAPMATARFGNFTFSAGFGGLFPSLLNFHVHGFPDATTYGAAAGFPYGFANPFHGVHGHGFHQPSPQGQQAEILKYAFFMVGILVIIALLWS